From Vibrio aerogenes, a single genomic window includes:
- the lpxB gene encoding lipid-A-disaccharide synthase, giving the protein MNNEQNKPLKIGILAGELSGDTLGEGLIKAIKQHAPDAQFVGIGGPKMNAQGCDSLFDIEELAVMGIVEVLGRLPRLFKIKAQLVEYFTEHRPDVFIGIDAPDFNLRLENDLKAAGIPTVHYVSPSVWAWRQKRIHRIARATDLVLAFLPFEKAFYDRFNVPCEFVGHTLADSIPLHSDQQEAQALLELDPSRRWLAVLPGSRGSELEKIAPVFIETCRRLHQRYPELGFVVAVVNDKRKQQFETLWQQHAPELDFILIQDTARHVIAASDVVMLASGTVALECMLINRPMVVGYRVNKLTALIAKCLVKTKYVSLPNILADEEVVKEFLLEACNPDNLYHEVSRLLAGNNDDMQANFTRMHTLIRKNADARAAEAVLKLIGKFNEE; this is encoded by the coding sequence ATGAATAATGAGCAAAACAAACCGCTGAAAATTGGGATTCTGGCCGGAGAACTTTCTGGTGATACTTTAGGTGAAGGATTAATCAAAGCAATTAAGCAGCATGCACCTGATGCTCAGTTTGTTGGTATTGGCGGCCCGAAAATGAATGCGCAGGGATGTGATTCACTGTTTGATATTGAAGAACTCGCCGTCATGGGAATCGTCGAAGTTTTGGGGCGTTTACCTCGTTTGTTTAAAATCAAAGCGCAGCTGGTCGAATATTTTACAGAGCATCGTCCTGATGTATTTATTGGTATCGATGCGCCTGACTTCAATCTCCGGCTGGAAAATGATTTAAAAGCAGCTGGTATTCCAACCGTGCATTACGTAAGCCCCTCCGTTTGGGCATGGCGTCAGAAGAGAATTCATAGAATTGCACGGGCGACCGATTTGGTTTTAGCCTTCCTTCCATTTGAAAAAGCATTTTACGACAGGTTTAATGTACCCTGTGAATTTGTCGGTCATACACTGGCTGATTCGATACCATTACACTCAGATCAACAGGAAGCGCAAGCCCTGCTTGAGCTGGATCCATCTCGGCGTTGGCTTGCAGTACTTCCGGGGAGCCGGGGGAGTGAGCTTGAAAAAATTGCGCCCGTTTTCATTGAAACATGCCGGCGGTTACATCAACGTTATCCTGAACTGGGTTTTGTTGTTGCAGTTGTCAATGATAAAAGAAAACAGCAGTTTGAGACTTTGTGGCAACAGCATGCACCTGAGCTTGATTTTATCCTGATCCAGGATACAGCAAGACATGTGATTGCTGCATCAGATGTGGTGATGCTGGCTTCCGGAACGGTTGCTTTGGAATGTATGCTGATTAACCGTCCTATGGTGGTCGGTTATCGGGTAAATAAACTGACAGCCTTGATTGCAAAGTGTCTGGTTAAAACGAAATATGTTTCTTTACCCAATATTCTTGCAGATGAAGAAGTTGTGAAAGAGTTCTTACTTGAGGCGTGCAATCCGGATAATCTTTATCATGAAGTTTCCCGCCTTCTGGCGGGTAATAATGACGATATGCAGGCAAATTTTACCCGGATGCATACGTTGATCCGTAAAAATGCAGATGCCCGGGCGGCAGAGGCTGTACTAAAGTTAATCGGGAAGTTCAATGAAGAATAA
- the lpxA gene encoding acyl-ACP--UDP-N-acetylglucosamine O-acyltransferase, giving the protein MIHETAQIHPTSVIEEGAVIGAKVKIGPFCYVDAKVEIGEGTELLSHVVVKGPTTIGKDNRIFQFASIGEDCQDLKFRGEDTQLIIGDRNTIRESVTMHRGTVQDQGITRVGHDNLFMINAHVAHDCVIGNQCIFANNATLAGHVTIGDYAILGGMSAIHQFCNIGEHAMLGGGSIVVQDVPPYIMAQGNHCAPFGVNIEGLKRRGFEKAEIHAIRRAYKALYRSGLTLDKAKAEIEKEADTTPAVKAFLSFFEKSTRGIIR; this is encoded by the coding sequence ATGATTCATGAAACAGCTCAGATTCACCCAACATCCGTGATTGAAGAAGGTGCAGTCATTGGTGCAAAAGTTAAGATTGGGCCATTTTGTTATGTCGATGCCAAGGTGGAAATTGGTGAAGGTACAGAGTTGCTTTCTCATGTGGTTGTCAAAGGGCCCACAACAATTGGCAAAGATAATCGTATTTTCCAGTTTGCTTCGATCGGTGAAGATTGTCAGGATCTGAAATTCCGCGGAGAAGATACCCAGCTTATTATCGGGGATCGCAATACGATTCGGGAAAGTGTGACGATGCATCGGGGAACAGTGCAGGATCAGGGAATAACCCGGGTTGGGCACGACAATCTGTTTATGATTAATGCACACGTTGCTCACGACTGTGTTATCGGTAATCAGTGTATTTTTGCGAATAATGCGACACTGGCCGGTCATGTCACGATTGGTGATTATGCGATATTAGGTGGCATGTCGGCAATCCATCAATTTTGTAATATCGGTGAGCACGCGATGTTAGGCGGCGGTTCGATTGTTGTACAGGATGTGCCGCCATATATTATGGCTCAGGGAAATCACTGTGCGCCATTTGGTGTCAATATTGAAGGCCTGAAACGTCGCGGGTTTGAAAAAGCTGAAATCCATGCGATTCGAAGAGCTTACAAAGCACTTTACAGAAGTGGTTTGACGCTTGATAAAGCAAAGGCTGAAATTGAAAAAGAGGCAGACACAACCCCGGCGGTTAAAGCATTTCTGTCTTTCTTTGAAAAATCGACCCGTGGTATTATTCGCTGA
- the fabZ gene encoding 3-hydroxyacyl-ACP dehydratase FabZ, which produces MDIVEIRSLLPHRYPFLLIDRVTDYEEGKYLIGLKNVSVNEPQFTGHFPQLPVFPGVMILEAMAQATGLLAFKTFGAPKENELYYFASIDNAKFRKPVGPGDQLFVEVEFLKERRGIALFNGVAKVDGEVVCSAELKCARREF; this is translated from the coding sequence ATGGATATTGTTGAGATTCGATCACTTCTCCCTCATCGCTACCCATTTTTGCTTATTGATCGTGTGACAGACTATGAAGAAGGGAAATATTTAATCGGTCTGAAAAATGTGTCGGTGAATGAGCCTCAGTTTACAGGTCATTTCCCTCAGCTTCCTGTTTTCCCAGGTGTCATGATTCTTGAAGCAATGGCTCAGGCGACGGGCCTTTTGGCATTTAAGACTTTTGGTGCACCGAAAGAGAATGAGCTATATTATTTTGCAAGTATTGATAATGCAAAATTCAGAAAGCCCGTCGGTCCCGGGGACCAATTGTTCGTTGAGGTTGAATTTCTGAAAGAACGCAGAGGTATTGCACTTTTCAACGGCGTGGCAAAAGTCGATGGTGAGGTCGTTTGCTCGGCTGAACTTAAATGTGCTCGCAGAGAATTCTAA
- the lpxD gene encoding UDP-3-O-(3-hydroxymyristoyl)glucosamine N-acyltransferase: MVKKITLAELANITGGELSGDSNLTVSSVAPMDRATDGDVTFLSNPKYAKHLGDCQATVVMVKSSQRDLCPGNVLVVDDPYVAFAKVAQALDTTPSPADIIEPSAAIAPDVSLGENVTVGANSVIESGAVLGDNVSVGAGCFVGKNVTIGKDTKLWANVSVYHDVVIGDKCLVQSNTVIGSDGFGYANERGEWIKIPQLGTVRIGNRVEIGACTSIDRGALDDTVIEDNVILDNQMQIAHNVHIGYGTAMAGGTIVAGSTKIGKYCIIGGAVVINGHIEIADGVTITGMGMVMRSIPEKGVYSSGIPLQPNKEWRKTAARVHRIDDMHKRLKAVEDQLKQKSE; the protein is encoded by the coding sequence ATGGTTAAGAAGATTACTTTAGCCGAACTTGCAAACATTACAGGTGGAGAACTGTCGGGTGACAGTAATTTGACTGTATCTTCTGTTGCTCCAATGGACAGAGCGACTGACGGTGATGTGACTTTTTTGTCAAATCCTAAATATGCAAAACATTTGGGAGATTGCCAGGCTACAGTGGTTATGGTGAAATCATCGCAGCGTGATTTATGCCCCGGAAATGTATTAGTGGTTGACGATCCTTACGTCGCTTTTGCAAAGGTTGCTCAGGCTCTCGATACGACACCTTCTCCGGCGGATATCATTGAGCCTTCAGCTGCGATCGCTCCGGATGTATCTCTGGGTGAGAATGTGACAGTGGGTGCTAATAGTGTCATCGAGTCCGGTGCTGTGTTGGGAGATAACGTTTCTGTCGGTGCCGGATGTTTTGTCGGAAAGAACGTGACGATTGGAAAAGACACAAAACTCTGGGCTAATGTTAGTGTCTATCACGATGTGGTGATTGGTGATAAGTGCCTGGTACAATCCAATACGGTGATCGGTTCTGACGGTTTTGGGTATGCCAATGAGCGGGGAGAATGGATTAAAATACCTCAGCTTGGAACGGTCCGGATTGGAAACCGTGTTGAAATTGGAGCGTGTACCTCGATTGATCGCGGAGCACTGGATGATACTGTGATTGAGGATAATGTGATTCTCGATAATCAGATGCAAATTGCTCACAATGTTCATATCGGTTACGGTACCGCGATGGCGGGTGGAACAATTGTTGCCGGTAGTACCAAAATTGGTAAGTACTGTATCATTGGTGGTGCTGTTGTCATTAATGGGCATATTGAGATAGCTGACGGGGTAACCATTACCGGAATGGGGATGGTAATGAGAAGTATACCTGAAAAAGGTGTTTACTCATCCGGCATTCCTTTACAACCGAATAAAGAATGGCGTAAGACCGCAGCCAGAGTTCACCGGATTGATGATATGCATAAGCGTTTGAAAGCTGTAGAAGATCAGTTAAAACAGAAATCTGAGTGA
- a CDS encoding OmpH family outer membrane protein, with amino-acid sequence MKNLIKALGVGIVIFSMAFMSTAAEAAQKIAYINTGKVFQALPQREVVLQKLKQEFKDKADELESIKKEAQGKIEKLKRDSALMSSDDVEKLRIEIGQLDSKYKIKAQALDKDSAKREAQEKRKLFSIIQDAVAKIAKKEGYDLVIDIQMMQYGKPEFDISDKVIKALK; translated from the coding sequence GTGAAGAATCTGATTAAAGCGCTTGGTGTTGGTATTGTTATCTTCAGCATGGCATTTATGAGTACAGCGGCTGAAGCAGCGCAAAAGATTGCTTATATCAATACGGGAAAAGTTTTCCAGGCGCTTCCTCAACGTGAAGTTGTGCTGCAAAAACTGAAACAAGAGTTTAAAGATAAAGCGGATGAATTAGAAAGTATTAAGAAAGAAGCGCAGGGTAAAATCGAAAAGCTGAAAAGAGACAGCGCATTGATGAGTTCTGATGATGTTGAGAAGCTAAGAATTGAGATTGGTCAGCTTGATAGCAAATACAAAATTAAGGCACAGGCATTAGACAAAGATTCAGCTAAACGTGAAGCTCAGGAAAAGCGCAAGCTGTTCAGTATTATTCAGGATGCAGTCGCAAAGATAGCTAAAAAAGAGGGTTACGATCTGGTGATTGATATTCAGATGATGCAGTATGGAAAGCCGGAATTTGATATTTCAGATAAAGTCATTAAAGCGTTGAAATAA